A stretch of Caenorhabditis elegans chromosome IV DNA encodes these proteins:
- the tat-2 gene encoding Phospholipid-transporting ATPase (Confirmed by transcript evidence), translating to MAPVAPVYVPPQQAYNDKPKEESSTKSAKKGGGGGMFSWLPCCSSTSNEKNAPTERRLRANDREYNAQFKYADNVIKTSKYNIITFIPQNLFEQFQRIANFYFLVLMILQFIPQISSISWYSTAVPLVIVLAFSAIKDGYDDAQRHISDRNVNGRKSYVVRNGSLCEEDWSNVKVGDVIRMMSNQFVAADLLLLSTSEPYGVCFIETMELDGETNLKNRAAIACTQEMGDDLDGITRFDGEIICEPPNNKLDKFNGKLIWNNHEYGVNNDNILLRGCILKNTRWCYGVVVFAGKDTKLMMNSGKTKFKRTSLDRFLNILIVGIVLFLIAMCLICTILCAVWEYQTGRYFTIYLPWDDVVPSPEQRGGRQIALIAFLQFFSYIILLNTVVPISLYVSVEIIRFIHSLWINYDTQMYYENGEKSVPAKAHTTTLNEELGQVQYVFSDKTGTLTRNIMTFNKCTINGISYGDIYDHKGEVIETNDKTKSLDFSWNSASEPTFKFFDKNLVDATKRQVPEIDQFWRLLALCHTVMPERDKGQLVYQAQSPDEHALTSAARNFGYVFRARTPQSITIEVMGNEETHELLAILDFNNDRKRMSVIVKGPDGKIRLYCKGADMMIMQRIHPSTSQIMRTSTNTHLADFANIGLRTLCLGYKDLDPAYFSDWDSRVKKASAAMQDRESAVDALYEEIEKDLILIGATAIEDKLQDGVPEAIARLSEANIKIWVLTGDKTETAINIAYSCRLLTDETKEIVVVDGQTDTEVEVQLKDTRNTFEQILALPSPLGGKPRIEIETIHEESEAISSARSMDRNIVTPDLKSAEMAEHESGGVALVINGDSLAFALGPRLERTFLEVACMCNAVICCRVTPLQKAQVVDLVKRNKKAVTLSIGDGANDVSMIKTAHIGVGISGQEGMQAVLASDYSIGQFKYLERLLLVHGRWSYIRMAKFLRYFFYKNFAFTLTNFWYSFFCGYSAQTVFDAVLIACYNLFFTALPVLAMGSLDQDVDDHYSLRYPKLYLPGQFNLFFNMRIFIYSVLHGMFSSLVIFFIPYGAFYNAAAASGKDLDDYSALAFTTFTALVVVVTGQIAFDTSYWTAISHFVIWGSLVLYFLVCFLLYEWLPVSWIVKTSSSISYGVAFRTMVTPHFWFSILMVSVVLLLPVMLNRFFWLDTHPSFADRLRIRKKMGKKPSAKDDKKTAFKRTAATRRSVRGSLRSGYAFSHSQGFGELILKGKLFKNVENLRGKNNSNAKIHPTSDDLQPMLISSVPDDSQGASSINAMHLPMGTRPQNVPHTLNVNTDDWSKNNQT from the exons ATGG cGCCCGTTGCACCGGTGTATGTGCCACCACAACAGGCATACAACGATAAACCTAAAG aagagTCGTCAACGAAATCCGCAAAAAAAGGAGGTGGCGGAGGGATGTTCAGTTGGTTGCCATGCTGTTCAAGTACTTCAAACGAAAAGAATGCGCCGACGGAACGAAGATTACGAGCTAACGATAGGGAATATAATGCACAATTCAAATATGCA GACAATGTAATCAAAACGTCCAAATACAATATAATCACCTTCATTCctcaaaatttattcgaaCAATTCCAGCGGATagccaacttttattttttagttttaatgaTATTACAG tttaTTCCTCAAATTTCCTCAATTTCCTGGTATTCTACAGCGGTTCCACTGGTTATTGTATTGGCATTTTCAGCTATTAAAGATGGGTACGATGATGCG caaaggCACATATCTGATCGAAATGTAAATGGTCGAAAATCCTACGTAGTTCGAAATGGAAGTCTATGTGAAGAAGACTGGAGTAATGTTAAAGTTGGAGATGTGATACGAATGATGAGTAATCAATTTGTGgcg GCTGATCTTCTATTATTATCAACGTCGGAACCATATGGAGTATGTTTTATTGAAACTATGGAATTGGATGGAgaaacaaatctgaaaaatcgtgCCGCTATTGCATGTACCCAGGAAATGGGCGACGATTTGGATGGGATTACGCGCTTTGATG gAGAAATAATCTGTGAACCTCCCAATAACAAACTAGACAAGttcaatggaaaattaatATGGAATAATCATGAATATGGAGTTAATAATGATAATATTCTGCTGAGAGGATGTATTTTGAAGAACACGAGATGGTGTTATGGAGTTGtcgtttttgctggaaaagaTACAAAATTAATGATGAACAGTGGAAAAACAAAGTTCAAAAGAACGTCTCTCGAccgatttttgaatattttaatcgTCGGAATTGTGCTTTTTCTCATTGCAATGTGCCTAATTTGTACGATTTTGTGTGCTGTATGGGAATATCAAACTGGAAGATATTTTACTATTTATCTACCGTGGGACGATGTGGTTCCTAGTCCTGAACAAAGAG gtggcCGCCAAATTGCCCTTATCGCCTTCCTCCAGTTCTTCTCCTACATCATTCTTCTCAATACAGTTGTACCAATTTCTTTATATGTGTCTGTGGAAATTATTCGATTTATTCATTCATTATGGATTAATTACGACACTCAAATGTATTATGAAAATGGAGAGAAAAGTGTCCCAGCAAAGGCACATACAACAACTTTAAATGAGGAGTTGGGACAAGTTCAATATGTGTTCAGTGACAAGACTGGAACGTTGACAAGGAATATTATGACTTTTAATAAG tgtacCATTAATGGGATCTCGTACGGAGACATTTATGATCACAAGGGAGAGGTTATTGAGACGAATGAC AAAACCAAATCTCTCGACTTTTCCTGGAATTCAGCGTCCGAACccacattcaaatttttcgataaaaatctaGTTGATGCTACAAAACGTCAAGTACCAGAAATTGATCAATTCTGGAGACTACTGGCTCTTTGTCATACTGTAATGCCTGAAAGAGATAAAGGACAACTGGTTTATCAGGCACAATCACCTGATGAACATGCTCTAACGTCAGCTGCAAGGAATTTTGGTTATGTTTTCCGAGCAAGAACGCCTCAAAGCATTACGATTGAAGTGATGGGAAATGAGGAAACTCATGAATTATTGGCAATTCTTGATTTTAATAATGATCGAAAAAGAATGTCTGTAATTGTGAAAGGACCTGATGGAAAGATTCGATTGTATTGTAAAGGCGCTGATATGATGATTATGCAGAGAATACAT ccatcaaCATCTCAAATAATGCGTACCTCAACCAATACTCATCTCGCTGATTTTGCAAATATCGGTCTTCGAACGCTTTGTTTGGGATACAAGGATCTTGATCCAGCGTACTTTTCGGATTGGGAT TCTCGAGTCAAAAAGGCGTCCGCAGCCATGCAGGACAGAGAATCTGCGGTCGATGCTCTTTacgaagaaattgaaaaagatctGATATTGATTGGTGCAACGGCTATTGAAGACAAGCTTCAGGATGGTGTTCCAGAGGCAATTGCAAGACTTTCAGAAGCTAATATCAAGATTTGGGTGCTTACCGGGGATAAGACA gAAACGGCTATAAACATTGCCTACTCGTGTCGCCTTCTGACCGATGAAACCAAGGAAATTGTTGTAGTTGATGGGCAAACTGATACCGAAGTCGAAGTACAGCTAAAAGATACAAGAAACACATTTGAACAGATTTTGGCATTG CCGTCACCGCTTGGAGGAAAGCCACGTATTGAAATTGAGACAATCCACGAGGAGTCCGAGGCTATTTCCTCTGCAAGGAGTATGgata gAAACATTGTAACTCCTGATTTGAAATCAGCAGAAATGGCTGAACACGAGAGTGGAGGTGTTGCTTTGGTAATAAATGGAGATTCATTGGCTTTTGCTCTTGGTCCAAGACTTGAAAGAACTTTTCTTGAAGTGGCTTGTATGTgtaat GCAGTAATATGTTGCCGAGTGACACCACTTCAAAAAGCTCAAGTAGTTGATCTAgtaaaacgaaacaaaaaagcaGTGACACTTTCAATTGGAGACGGAGCAAATGATGTCAGTATGATCAAGACAGCTCATATTGGAGTTGGAATTTCTG gCCAAGAAGGAATGCAAGCAGTATTAGCATCAGACTATTCAATCGGACAATTCAAATATCTTGAACGTCTTCTTCTTGTTCACGGTCGATGGTCTTACATTCGAATGGCAAAGTTCCTCAGAtactttttttacaaaaactttgcATTTACACTTACCAACTTCTGGTATTCATTCTTCTGTGGATATTCTGCTCAAACAGTTTTTGACGCTGTATTGATTGCTTGTTACAATCTCTTTTTCACAGCACTTCCTGTTTTGGCAATGGGATCTTTGGATCAAGATGTTGATGATCATTATTCACTGAGATATCCTAAGCTTTATCTGCCGGGACAGTTCAATTTGTTCTTTAATATgagaatatttatttattctgtACTTCATGGAATGTTTAG TTCCCTTGTGATATTCTTCATTCCATATGGTGCATTTTACAACGCAGCTGCTGCTTCTGGAAAGGATTTGGACGATTACTCGGCTCTTGCTTTCACTACTTTTACTGCATTAGTTGTAGTTGTTACTGGACAG atagcCTTCGACACGAGTTATTGGACGGCAATTTCGCATTTTGTAATCTGGGGATCACTTGTTCTGTATTTCCTTGTTTGCTTCCTTCTTTACGAATGGCTTCCAGTTTCATGGATTGTCAAAACATCATCTTCAATCTCATATGGTGTCGCTTTTCGAACAATGGTTACTCCTCACTTCTGGTTTTCAATTCTAATGGTTTCAGTTGTACTGTTACTACCAGTTATGCTTAATCGATTCTTCTGGCTTGATACACATCCATCATTTGCTGATAGGCTGAGAATTCGAAAGAAAATGGGCAAGAAACCATCGGCGAAAGATGATAAAAA AACCGCATTCAAACGCACGGCAGCAACTCGACGAAGTGTCCGTGGATCACTTAGAAGTGGTTACGCATTCTCTCATTCACAAGGATTCGGAGAACTCATTCTCAAaggaaaattgttcaaaaatgtggaaaatctACGGGGAAAGAATAATTCGAATGCGAAAATTCACCCGACTTCTGATGACTTGCAGCCGATGCTTATTTCTAGTGTGCCTGAT GACAGCCAAGGAGCTTCAAGTATTAATGCAATGCACCTTCCAATGGGTACACGTCCACAGAATGTACCCCATACATTGAATGTAAATACTGATGACTG gTCGAAGAACAACCAGACGTAA
- the tat-2 gene encoding Phospholipid-transporting ATPase (Confirmed by transcript evidence), whose protein sequence is MFSWLPCCSSTSNEKNAPTERRLRANDREYNAQFKYADNVIKTSKYNIITFIPQNLFEQFQRIANFYFLVLMILQFIPQISSISWYSTAVPLVIVLAFSAIKDGYDDAQRHISDRNVNGRKSYVVRNGSLCEEDWSNVKVGDVIRMMSNQFVAADLLLLSTSEPYGVCFIETMELDGETNLKNRAAIACTQEMGDDLDGITRFDGEIICEPPNNKLDKFNGKLIWNNHEYGVNNDNILLRGCILKNTRWCYGVVVFAGKDTKLMMNSGKTKFKRTSLDRFLNILIVGIVLFLIAMCLICTILCAVWEYQTGRYFTIYLPWDDVVPSPEQRGGRQIALIAFLQFFSYIILLNTVVPISLYVSVEIIRFIHSLWINYDTQMYYENGEKSVPAKAHTTTLNEELGQVQYVFSDKTGTLTRNIMTFNKCTINGISYGDIYDHKGEVIETNDKTKSLDFSWNSASEPTFKFFDKNLVDATKRQVPEIDQFWRLLALCHTVMPERDKGQLVYQAQSPDEHALTSAARNFGYVFRARTPQSITIEVMGNEETHELLAILDFNNDRKRMSVIVKGPDGKIRLYCKGADMMIMQRIHPSTSQIMRTSTNTHLADFANIGLRTLCLGYKDLDPAYFSDWDSRVKKASAAMQDRESAVDALYEEIEKDLILIGATAIEDKLQDGVPEAIARLSEANIKIWVLTGDKTETAINIAYSCRLLTDETKEIVVVDGQTDTEVEVQLKDTRNTFEQILALPSPLGGKPRIEIETIHEESEAISSARSMDRNIVTPDLKSAEMAEHESGGVALVINGDSLAFALGPRLERTFLEVACMCNAVICCRVTPLQKAQVVDLVKRNKKAVTLSIGDGANDVSMIKTAHIGVGISGQEGMQAVLASDYSIGQFKYLERLLLVHGRWSYIRMAKFLRYFFYKNFAFTLTNFWYSFFCGYSAQTVFDAVLIACYNLFFTALPVLAMGSLDQDVDDHYSLRYPKLYLPGQFNLFFNMRIFIYSVLHGMFSSLVIFFIPYGAFYNAAAASGKDLDDYSALAFTTFTALVVVVTGQIAFDTSYWTAISHFVIWGSLVLYFLVCFLLYEWLPVSWIVKTSSSISYGVAFRTMVTPHFWFSILMVSVVLLLPVMLNRFFWLDTHPSFADRLRIRKKMGKKPSAKDDKKTAFKRTAATRRSVRGSLRSGYAFSHSQGFGELILKGKLFKNVENLRGKNNSNAKIHPTSDDLQPMLISSVPDDSQGASSINAMHLPMGTRPQNVPHTLNVNTDDWSKNNQT, encoded by the exons ATGTTCAGTTGGTTGCCATGCTGTTCAAGTACTTCAAACGAAAAGAATGCGCCGACGGAACGAAGATTACGAGCTAACGATAGGGAATATAATGCACAATTCAAATATGCA GACAATGTAATCAAAACGTCCAAATACAATATAATCACCTTCATTCctcaaaatttattcgaaCAATTCCAGCGGATagccaacttttattttttagttttaatgaTATTACAG tttaTTCCTCAAATTTCCTCAATTTCCTGGTATTCTACAGCGGTTCCACTGGTTATTGTATTGGCATTTTCAGCTATTAAAGATGGGTACGATGATGCG caaaggCACATATCTGATCGAAATGTAAATGGTCGAAAATCCTACGTAGTTCGAAATGGAAGTCTATGTGAAGAAGACTGGAGTAATGTTAAAGTTGGAGATGTGATACGAATGATGAGTAATCAATTTGTGgcg GCTGATCTTCTATTATTATCAACGTCGGAACCATATGGAGTATGTTTTATTGAAACTATGGAATTGGATGGAgaaacaaatctgaaaaatcgtgCCGCTATTGCATGTACCCAGGAAATGGGCGACGATTTGGATGGGATTACGCGCTTTGATG gAGAAATAATCTGTGAACCTCCCAATAACAAACTAGACAAGttcaatggaaaattaatATGGAATAATCATGAATATGGAGTTAATAATGATAATATTCTGCTGAGAGGATGTATTTTGAAGAACACGAGATGGTGTTATGGAGTTGtcgtttttgctggaaaagaTACAAAATTAATGATGAACAGTGGAAAAACAAAGTTCAAAAGAACGTCTCTCGAccgatttttgaatattttaatcgTCGGAATTGTGCTTTTTCTCATTGCAATGTGCCTAATTTGTACGATTTTGTGTGCTGTATGGGAATATCAAACTGGAAGATATTTTACTATTTATCTACCGTGGGACGATGTGGTTCCTAGTCCTGAACAAAGAG gtggcCGCCAAATTGCCCTTATCGCCTTCCTCCAGTTCTTCTCCTACATCATTCTTCTCAATACAGTTGTACCAATTTCTTTATATGTGTCTGTGGAAATTATTCGATTTATTCATTCATTATGGATTAATTACGACACTCAAATGTATTATGAAAATGGAGAGAAAAGTGTCCCAGCAAAGGCACATACAACAACTTTAAATGAGGAGTTGGGACAAGTTCAATATGTGTTCAGTGACAAGACTGGAACGTTGACAAGGAATATTATGACTTTTAATAAG tgtacCATTAATGGGATCTCGTACGGAGACATTTATGATCACAAGGGAGAGGTTATTGAGACGAATGAC AAAACCAAATCTCTCGACTTTTCCTGGAATTCAGCGTCCGAACccacattcaaatttttcgataaaaatctaGTTGATGCTACAAAACGTCAAGTACCAGAAATTGATCAATTCTGGAGACTACTGGCTCTTTGTCATACTGTAATGCCTGAAAGAGATAAAGGACAACTGGTTTATCAGGCACAATCACCTGATGAACATGCTCTAACGTCAGCTGCAAGGAATTTTGGTTATGTTTTCCGAGCAAGAACGCCTCAAAGCATTACGATTGAAGTGATGGGAAATGAGGAAACTCATGAATTATTGGCAATTCTTGATTTTAATAATGATCGAAAAAGAATGTCTGTAATTGTGAAAGGACCTGATGGAAAGATTCGATTGTATTGTAAAGGCGCTGATATGATGATTATGCAGAGAATACAT ccatcaaCATCTCAAATAATGCGTACCTCAACCAATACTCATCTCGCTGATTTTGCAAATATCGGTCTTCGAACGCTTTGTTTGGGATACAAGGATCTTGATCCAGCGTACTTTTCGGATTGGGAT TCTCGAGTCAAAAAGGCGTCCGCAGCCATGCAGGACAGAGAATCTGCGGTCGATGCTCTTTacgaagaaattgaaaaagatctGATATTGATTGGTGCAACGGCTATTGAAGACAAGCTTCAGGATGGTGTTCCAGAGGCAATTGCAAGACTTTCAGAAGCTAATATCAAGATTTGGGTGCTTACCGGGGATAAGACA gAAACGGCTATAAACATTGCCTACTCGTGTCGCCTTCTGACCGATGAAACCAAGGAAATTGTTGTAGTTGATGGGCAAACTGATACCGAAGTCGAAGTACAGCTAAAAGATACAAGAAACACATTTGAACAGATTTTGGCATTG CCGTCACCGCTTGGAGGAAAGCCACGTATTGAAATTGAGACAATCCACGAGGAGTCCGAGGCTATTTCCTCTGCAAGGAGTATGgata gAAACATTGTAACTCCTGATTTGAAATCAGCAGAAATGGCTGAACACGAGAGTGGAGGTGTTGCTTTGGTAATAAATGGAGATTCATTGGCTTTTGCTCTTGGTCCAAGACTTGAAAGAACTTTTCTTGAAGTGGCTTGTATGTgtaat GCAGTAATATGTTGCCGAGTGACACCACTTCAAAAAGCTCAAGTAGTTGATCTAgtaaaacgaaacaaaaaagcaGTGACACTTTCAATTGGAGACGGAGCAAATGATGTCAGTATGATCAAGACAGCTCATATTGGAGTTGGAATTTCTG gCCAAGAAGGAATGCAAGCAGTATTAGCATCAGACTATTCAATCGGACAATTCAAATATCTTGAACGTCTTCTTCTTGTTCACGGTCGATGGTCTTACATTCGAATGGCAAAGTTCCTCAGAtactttttttacaaaaactttgcATTTACACTTACCAACTTCTGGTATTCATTCTTCTGTGGATATTCTGCTCAAACAGTTTTTGACGCTGTATTGATTGCTTGTTACAATCTCTTTTTCACAGCACTTCCTGTTTTGGCAATGGGATCTTTGGATCAAGATGTTGATGATCATTATTCACTGAGATATCCTAAGCTTTATCTGCCGGGACAGTTCAATTTGTTCTTTAATATgagaatatttatttattctgtACTTCATGGAATGTTTAG TTCCCTTGTGATATTCTTCATTCCATATGGTGCATTTTACAACGCAGCTGCTGCTTCTGGAAAGGATTTGGACGATTACTCGGCTCTTGCTTTCACTACTTTTACTGCATTAGTTGTAGTTGTTACTGGACAG atagcCTTCGACACGAGTTATTGGACGGCAATTTCGCATTTTGTAATCTGGGGATCACTTGTTCTGTATTTCCTTGTTTGCTTCCTTCTTTACGAATGGCTTCCAGTTTCATGGATTGTCAAAACATCATCTTCAATCTCATATGGTGTCGCTTTTCGAACAATGGTTACTCCTCACTTCTGGTTTTCAATTCTAATGGTTTCAGTTGTACTGTTACTACCAGTTATGCTTAATCGATTCTTCTGGCTTGATACACATCCATCATTTGCTGATAGGCTGAGAATTCGAAAGAAAATGGGCAAGAAACCATCGGCGAAAGATGATAAAAA AACCGCATTCAAACGCACGGCAGCAACTCGACGAAGTGTCCGTGGATCACTTAGAAGTGGTTACGCATTCTCTCATTCACAAGGATTCGGAGAACTCATTCTCAAaggaaaattgttcaaaaatgtggaaaatctACGGGGAAAGAATAATTCGAATGCGAAAATTCACCCGACTTCTGATGACTTGCAGCCGATGCTTATTTCTAGTGTGCCTGAT GACAGCCAAGGAGCTTCAAGTATTAATGCAATGCACCTTCCAATGGGTACACGTCCACAGAATGTACCCCATACATTGAATGTAAATACTGATGACTG gTCGAAGAACAACCAGACGTAA